The following are encoded together in the Candidatus Eremiobacteraceae bacterium genome:
- a CDS encoding FAD-dependent oxidoreductase: MVYDVVVVGLGAMGSAVAAQCARRGWSVLGIERHGPAHSLGASHGKSRLIRQAYFEHADYVPLLLRAYDLWRELEALSGERLVTLTGILLAGAPTSKVIIGSTESAKRHDLHVELLDTNAIRRRFPMMRPLDGEVGVFERAGGV; encoded by the coding sequence GTGGTATATGACGTCGTCGTGGTCGGCCTTGGCGCGATGGGCAGCGCCGTGGCCGCGCAATGCGCGCGCCGCGGCTGGTCAGTGCTTGGTATCGAGCGCCACGGTCCCGCACACAGCCTCGGCGCATCGCACGGAAAATCGCGCCTCATCCGCCAGGCGTATTTCGAACATGCGGACTACGTGCCGCTCTTACTGCGAGCCTACGATTTGTGGCGTGAGCTCGAAGCGTTGAGCGGCGAGCGACTCGTGACCCTCACCGGAATATTGTTGGCGGGCGCTCCGACGAGCAAAGTGATCATCGGCTCGACAGAGAGCGCGAAACGCCACGATCTGCACGTCGAACTGCTCGACACCAATGCCATCCGTCGCCGTTTTCCGATGATGCGACCGCTTGACGGCGAGGTCGGTGTTTTCGAACGGGCCGGCGGCGTC